The Doryrhamphus excisus isolate RoL2022-K1 chromosome 1, RoL_Dexc_1.0, whole genome shotgun sequence genome includes a window with the following:
- the lsm6 gene encoding U6 snRNA-associated Sm-like protein LSm6, with amino-acid sequence MSLRKQTPSDFLKQIIGRPVVVKLNSGVDYRGVLACLDGYMNIAIEQTEEYVNGQLKNKYGDAFLRGNNVLYISTQKRKV; translated from the exons ATGAGTCTAAGAAAACAGACACCCAGTGATTTCTTGAAGCAGATCATCGGCAGGCCGGTGGTGGTCAAGCTGAACTCGGGTGTCGACTACCGAG GTGTCCTGGCCTGTCTGGATGGTTACATGAACATCGCCATCGAGCAGACAGAGGAGTATGTCAATGGACAGCTCAAGAACAAATATGGGGATGCATTTCTACGAGGAAACAACG TTCTGTATATCAGCACACAGAAGAGGAAAGTCTAG